A portion of the Parasteatoda tepidariorum isolate YZ-2023 chromosome 5, CAS_Ptep_4.0, whole genome shotgun sequence genome contains these proteins:
- the LOC107451177 gene encoding solute carrier family 35 member G1: MLKRKKTSDELHASEEFLISENIQTPFQNKNDTSELKIDCWRPFLGTFYTFMTSLTILFSNVLVKKLTYIDTGQLSLVRNICVLIGNLPIAIYCTENIFGPKEYIWLLIARGIFGSTGLYLNLLSYRFLPFTESSIILSTLPALVTVAARLHLKEPCGSAQTVSIILIFLGVLVSIRLPEVLQTRSSTNFDSHYVFGLSCAVGCVLLLAFITISIRKLRNIHFSIVLIYFGFLGTIENTVITYFTAKFELPYCEGPDRMEVLLVGIFGFMGHCFLTLALQNETAGVVSSMKAAFDIVISIIFEFVFFNSIPDYYTLGSSLLVTIAIVTLGVWKWLQTGQENST, encoded by the coding sequence AtgctcaaaagaaaaaaaacatcagacGAACTTCATGCGAGCGAAGAATTCTTAATATCGGAGAATATACAAACGccatttcagaataaaaatgatACTAGCGAGTTGAAAATCGATTGTTGGAGACCCTTTTTGGgaactttttatacatttatgacCAGCCTAACTATtctattttcaaatgtattagTAAAGAAACTGACATACATTGACACAGGGCAGCTCTCATTGGTTAGAAATATTTGTGTGCTAATTGGCAATCTTCCGATAGCTATTTATTGTACAGAGAACATTTTTGGTCCGAAAGAGTACATTTGGTTGCTGATTGCAAGAGGCATTTTTGGATCAACTGGTTTGTATCTTAACCTGTTGTCTTACAGGTTTTTACCATTCACAGAATCTTCAATAATACTGTCCACACTTCCCGCACTTGTCACGGTGGCTGCTCGATTACATCTTAAAGAACCATGTGGCTCTGCTCAAACGGTGtccataatattaatatttcttggTGTCCTTGTGTCTATTCGATTACCAGAAGTACTACAAACTCGGTCAAGCACTAACTTTGATAGTCATTACGTCTTTGGCCTAAGCTGTGCTGTGGGCTGTGTACTACTTTTAGCATTCATAACGATATCAATCCGAAAGCTGCGAAACATACACTTCTCGATAGTTTTGATTTACTTTGGTTTTCTAGGAACCATTGAAAACACTGTGATAACATATTTTACGGCTAAGTTTGAGTTACCATATTGTGAAGGCCCTGATAGAATGGAAGTATTGCTTGTTGGTATTTTTGGGTTTATGGGTCACTGCTTTCTCACATTAGCACTTCAAAATGAGACTGCTGGTGTTGTTAGCTCAATGAAAGCAGCTTTTGACATAGTTATTTCTATcatatttgaatttgtattttttaattccattccCGACTATTATACTCTTGGAAGTAGTCTTTTGGTGACAATAGCTATTGTCACACTGGGTGTTTGGAAATGGTTGCAAACTGGACAAGAAAATTCTACTTAA
- the LOC107451176 gene encoding solute carrier family 35 member G1-like — MLYRKKKSYNLHGDVQGDVFKVSHNSPTPTSDKINSNDVKRHCWTPFLGVFYAFLSSVTILLTSVFVKKLSYIDSGQLSLVRNIGVLFGNIPIAVYCTKNAFGSRKYFWLLIIRSFLGATALYLNLMAYRLLPLTETSIILSSVPALVTVAARVHLKEPCGLAQVVSIILSVLGVLMSVRLPKVLHDRSDVHFDREYVTGLSCATGSVLILAFTFVTLRKMKDIHFSTVLLYFGSLGSLENAVITYFSAEFKWPRCEVLDRAEVIMIGVFGFMGHCFLTLAVQKEAVGVVSTSKSASDIVVSAIFQFIFFNSIPDYYALGGGLLVITAISSLGLWKWLLTQPEDSVYRKKLKFLLL, encoded by the coding sequence ATGCTTTACAGAAAAAAGAAGTCATACAATCTGCACGGAGATGTACAAGGGGACGTTTTTAAAGTCAGCCATAACAGTCCAACCCCAACTTCggataaaataaatagcaatgaTGTTAAGAGACATTGCTGGACGCCGTTTTTGGGTGTTTTCTACGCTTTCTTGTCAAGCGTCACTATTTTATTAACATCTGTCTTTGTAAAAAAACTGTCATACATTGACTCGGGTCAGCTGTCATTAGTGCGGAACATTGGTGTGCTCTTCGGTAACATCCCAATCGCTGTATATTGCACAAAAAACGCTTTTGGttcaaggaaatatttttggttGCTAATAATAAGATCATTCCTTGGAGCAACTGCTTTATATCTTAACTTGATGGCTTACAGACTTTTGCCTCTAACAGAAACCTCCATAATTCTGTCCTCCGTACCTGCACTGGTCACCGTAGCTGCTCGAGTGCATCTTAAAGAGCCATGTGGACTAGCGCAAGTGGTATCCATAATTTTGAGTGTTCTAGGAGTCCTTATGTCCGTTCGATTACCGAAGGTTCTTCATGACAGGTCTGATGTTCATTTTGACAGAGAATATGTCACGGGACTTAGTTGTGCTACGGggagtgttttaattttagcatttacATTTGTAACGttgagaaaaatgaaagacataCACTTTTCCACCGTACTACTTTATTTTGGATCGTTAGGATCTTTAGAAAATGCTGTCATAACATATTTCTCAGCCGAGTTTAAATGGCCGCGATGTGAAGTGCTCGATAGAGCAGAAGTGATAATGATTGGTGTCTTTGGCTTCATGGGTCATTGTTTTTTAACGTTAGCAGTACAAAAGGAGGCAGTTGGCGTTGTTTCCACATCTAAATCTGCTTCAGATATTGTTGTTTCAGCCATATTccagtttatatttttcaattctatacCTGACTATTATGCGCTTGGTGGCGGCTTGTTGGTAATTACAGCCATAAGCTCCTTGGGTTTGTGGAAATGGCTACTAACACAACCAGAGGATTCtgtttatagaaaaaaactaaaattcttattactttga
- the LOC122272007 gene encoding protein FAM200C-like encodes MAADVESKLIKFLKEGKFALQIDESTVIDNKAVLAYVRFINESKEINEEILFARTLNTDTKGSSIFKLANDYLEIAPTMSGCHTEFLGHLKKEVPEVHYVIHRQLLAAKNWLFLA; translated from the exons ATGGCCGCCGACGTTGAAtcaaaactcatcaaatttctgaaagaaggTAAATTTGCGTTGCAGATTGATGAATCAACTGTGATAGATAACAAAGCTGTTTTAGCTTACGTGAGATTCATAAATGAGAGTAAGGAGATAAACgaggaaatattgtttgcaaGAACTTTGAACACAGATACAAAAGGATCGTCGATTTTTAAATTGGCCAATGATTATcttgag ATTGCTCCAACCATGTCTGGTTGTCATACTGAGTTTCTGGGTCaccttaaaaaagaagtacCGGAAGTTCATTATGTCATTCATCGTCAACTTTTGGCTGcaaaaaattggttatttctggcataa